A portion of the Halobacillus ihumii genome contains these proteins:
- the istB gene encoding IS21-like element helper ATPase IstB has translation MKKTVNELQDQFRQLRLSETAEELPQLLREAEKSSWTYLEFLESITRYELAKREAKSFEKRMKWARFPFVKSLDEFELNGQNVLTARQLTQLRELSWLEQQYNLIILGPPGIGKTYIAIGLGLEAVSRGFNVYFATMGELVQLLKTEEYLNKSKVQLKRMRNADLVIIDDLMYMAMDQREANLFFHLINHLYERSSIILTSNKSPEEWGNLIGDQGITDQGITTAILDRLLHRVEVIQGGENEESYRMKNRKSIF, from the coding sequence ATGAAGAAGACCGTGAATGAATTACAAGATCAATTTCGTCAGTTACGTCTATCAGAAACTGCGGAGGAGCTTCCACAGCTTCTTCGCGAAGCTGAAAAATCTTCATGGACCTACTTAGAATTCTTAGAATCTATTACGCGATATGAACTAGCAAAACGGGAAGCCAAAAGCTTTGAAAAAAGAATGAAATGGGCACGATTCCCTTTCGTGAAGTCATTAGATGAGTTTGAACTGAATGGTCAAAACGTGCTGACTGCCCGCCAGCTAACACAACTCAGAGAATTAAGCTGGCTGGAACAGCAGTATAACCTAATTATTCTTGGGCCACCTGGCATTGGGAAAACGTACATCGCAATTGGATTGGGTCTCGAAGCTGTTTCCAGAGGATTCAACGTTTACTTCGCTACAATGGGTGAGCTTGTACAGCTCTTAAAGACGGAAGAATATCTGAACAAATCAAAGGTACAACTGAAACGAATGAGAAACGCTGACCTTGTGATTATTGATGATTTGATGTACATGGCGATGGATCAGCGAGAGGCAAATCTGTTTTTCCATTTGATTAACCATTTATACGAACGAAGTTCGATCATCTTAACCTCAAATAAAAGTCCAGAGGAATGGGGGAATCTGATTGGTGATCAGGGGATTACTGATCAGGGGATTACGACAGCGATTTTAGATCGTTTACTCCATCGTGTGGAAGTTATACAGGGCGGAGAGAATGAGGAAAGTTATCGTATGAAAAACAGAAAAAGCATCTTTTAA
- a CDS encoding MBL fold metallo-hydrolase produces MWLTLYYERAHFRNKGDTGTPNQLQCIQDEFEKIGLSLKEITKIIITHQDFDHIGSLRDVINYVPHPVEIYAHKKEQPYIEGDKTLMKLTPERLPQFLSMFPEKFRKSMAQSRQQFNVSVPVNETIEEGDELSYCGGITIIETPGHTPGHISLYHQPSKTLVTGDAVCIIDGQLQLAASETTIDMDEAKSSIEKLTHYDIETIICYHGGVMNKNVNEQLALLASNE; encoded by the coding sequence ATCTGGCTAACCTTATATTACGAACGGGCGCATTTCCGGAATAAAGGAGACACGGGTACACCCAATCAATTGCAATGTATTCAAGATGAATTTGAAAAAATAGGTTTATCTTTAAAGGAAATAACAAAGATTATCATCACACATCAAGACTTTGATCATATTGGTAGTTTACGAGATGTTATAAATTATGTCCCTCATCCTGTAGAAATCTACGCACATAAAAAAGAGCAACCTTATATTGAAGGTGACAAAACATTGATGAAACTTACACCTGAGCGATTGCCTCAATTTTTATCAATGTTTCCAGAAAAGTTTAGAAAGAGCATGGCTCAATCTAGACAACAATTTAACGTTAGTGTACCCGTCAATGAAACTATTGAGGAAGGTGATGAACTTTCTTATTGTGGCGGCATAACAATAATTGAAACGCCTGGACATACACCAGGGCATATCAGTTTATACCACCAACCGAGTAAAACACTAGTTACTGGTGATGCGGTATGTATTATAGACGGACAGTTACAACTTGCTGCATCAGAAACAACAATTGATATGGATGAGGCAAAATCATCCATTGAAAAACTTACTCACTACGATATTGAAACAATTATTTGTTATCATGGTGGTGTCATGAATAAAAACGTTAATGAACAACTCGCACTTCTGGCAAGTAATGAGTAA